The following coding sequences are from one Seonamhaeicola sp. ML3 window:
- a CDS encoding DUF4212 domain-containing protein, giving the protein MTDKNKAKAYWKENIKYVLALLLIWFLVSYGAGILFKDELNTIKISGFKLGFWFAQQGSMYVFVILIFVYVRLMNKLDKKYGYND; this is encoded by the coding sequence ATGACTGATAAAAATAAGGCAAAAGCCTATTGGAAAGAAAACATTAAATATGTTTTAGCACTCCTCTTAATATGGTTTCTAGTATCTTATGGAGCAGGTATCTTGTTTAAAGACGAATTAAATACTATTAAAATAAGCGGATTTAAACTAGGCTTTTGGTTTGCACAGCAAGGGTCTATGTATGTGTTCGTTATTCTCATCTTTGTTTATGTACGTCTCATGAATAAACTGGATAAAAAATATGGCTATAACGATTAA
- the nrfA gene encoding ammonia-forming cytochrome c nitrite reductase has translation MKNKVLFIVTVVVVFLLGLLASSIVNRKNEAKYKYVPQVEIAENEPRNEEWGKNFPAEYQSFLQTEQGDFASFQGGNAMRDMLEEDTRLAVLWAGYGFAKDYNQGRGHQYAVEDIHNSLRTGGPKGKGDGPMPATCWTCKSPDVPRLMNEIGIAEFYSGKWADKGEEVVNPIGCADCHDSKTMKLTITRPALVEAFEAMGKDINKATHQEMRSLVCAQCHVEYYFNKNTPGKEGVPYLTFPWKNGMSVEAMEKYYDDMNFKDWTHKLSKAPMLKAQHPGYETYLTGVHADRGVSCADCHMPYKSEGGQKFTDHHIQSPLNNVANSCQVCHREEAEKLRTNVYERQQKAAESRLRLEDALVRMHVEAKKCWDLGASEEQMKDILMDIRHAQWRWDYAAAAHGASFHSPVETARVLSSGLDKATEGRVKLARLLAELGHNKPVEIPDISTKEKAQAYIGLDMEKLNKEKEEFKANLLPKWLEAAEKREATYGTK, from the coding sequence ATGAAAAACAAAGTATTATTTATTGTAACTGTAGTTGTAGTTTTCCTTTTGGGATTACTCGCTTCGAGCATTGTAAATAGGAAAAACGAAGCTAAATACAAGTATGTTCCTCAGGTGGAGATTGCCGAAAATGAACCAAGAAATGAGGAATGGGGGAAAAATTTTCCGGCAGAATACCAATCATTTTTGCAAACCGAACAAGGTGACTTTGCTTCTTTTCAAGGTGGTAATGCCATGAGAGATATGTTGGAAGAAGATACACGATTAGCAGTACTTTGGGCAGGGTACGGATTCGCTAAAGACTACAATCAAGGTCGCGGTCACCAATACGCTGTTGAAGACATCCACAACTCCTTAAGAACTGGTGGGCCAAAAGGTAAAGGTGACGGACCAATGCCAGCGACTTGTTGGACTTGTAAATCTCCGGATGTACCAAGATTAATGAACGAAATTGGAATAGCTGAGTTCTACAGCGGTAAGTGGGCCGATAAAGGTGAAGAAGTTGTAAACCCGATTGGTTGTGCAGATTGTCACGATTCCAAAACTATGAAATTAACCATTACGCGTCCAGCATTAGTTGAGGCGTTCGAAGCCATGGGCAAAGACATCAATAAAGCAACACACCAAGAAATGCGCTCTTTGGTTTGTGCACAGTGTCACGTAGAATATTACTTCAACAAAAACACACCAGGTAAAGAAGGCGTGCCTTACTTAACATTCCCTTGGAAAAACGGTATGTCTGTTGAAGCCATGGAAAAATACTACGACGATATGAACTTCAAAGATTGGACACATAAATTAAGTAAAGCGCCAATGCTAAAAGCACAGCATCCAGGTTACGAAACTTACCTAACTGGTGTTCACGCCGACAGAGGCGTTTCTTGTGCCGATTGCCACATGCCATATAAGAGCGAAGGTGGTCAAAAATTCACAGATCACCACATACAGTCGCCTCTTAATAATGTAGCCAACTCTTGTCAAGTATGTCACCGTGAAGAAGCCGAAAAACTAAGAACTAATGTTTACGAGCGTCAGCAAAAAGCTGCAGAAAGCAGATTGCGTTTAGAAGATGCCTTAGTAAGAATGCACGTAGAGGCTAAAAAATGTTGGGACTTAGGTGCTTCCGAAGAACAAATGAAAGACATCTTAATGGACATTCGTCACGCACAATGGCGTTGGGATTATGCAGCAGCAGCCCACGGTGCCTCTTTCCACTCTCCGGTTGAAACAGCTAGAGTATTAAGTAGCGGACTAGACAAAGCTACCGAAGGTCGTGTAAAACTGGCTCGCTTATTAGCAGAATTAGGACATAACAAACCTGTTGAAATACCAGATATTTCCACTAAGGAAAAAGCACAGGCATATATTGGTTTAGATATGGAAAAACTAAACAAAGAAAAGGAAGAATTTAAAGCAAATCTTCTTCCAAAATGGTTAGAAGCAGCAGAAAAAAGAGAAGCTACTTATGGTACTAAGTAA
- a CDS encoding sodium:solute symporter family protein: MGVQDWTYILVGLTFTLYIGIAIWSRASSTKEFYVAGGGVSPWANGMATAADWMSAASFISMAGIISFAGYDGAVYLMGWTGGYVLLALLLAPYLRKFGKFTVPDFIGDRYYSKTARIVAVFCALIVSFTYVAGQMRGVGIVFSRFLEVDINTGVIIGMLIVLFYAVLGGMKGITYTQVAQYCVLIFAFMVPAIFISFQMTGNPIPQFGFGDKLTDGSGYLLDKLDGLSTELGFSEYTEGTKSTIDMFAITLALMVGTAGLPHVIVRFFTVKRVKDARKSAGIALLLIVLLYTTAPAVAVFARTNMIETVSNQPYAKMPEWFKKWETTGLISFEDKNGDGNIQYLADKSKNELTVDRDIMVLANPEIAKLPNWVIALVAAGGLAAALSTAAGLLLVISASVSHDLIKKVIKPSISEKGELIAARLSAVGAVVIAGYYGIHPPGFVAAVVALAFGLAAASFFPAIVLGIFYKRMNKEGAIVGMVVGIVSMLLYMIKYKLGWFDETLPDKSEWWFGISPEGFGTVAMLLNFGVAITIMRFTKAPSKEIQKLVEDIRIPKGASEVSSHH, encoded by the coding sequence ATGGGCGTACAGGATTGGACTTATATCTTAGTTGGATTAACATTTACTTTATACATTGGTATCGCAATCTGGTCACGGGCAAGTTCTACAAAAGAATTTTATGTAGCCGGAGGTGGTGTTTCGCCTTGGGCAAATGGTATGGCAACTGCGGCCGATTGGATGAGTGCAGCATCATTTATATCTATGGCCGGTATTATTTCTTTTGCTGGTTACGATGGTGCAGTCTATCTTATGGGATGGACTGGAGGTTATGTGCTCTTGGCACTGCTTTTGGCACCTTACCTGCGTAAGTTCGGTAAATTTACTGTACCCGATTTTATTGGAGATAGATACTATTCTAAAACGGCAAGAATTGTAGCAGTGTTTTGTGCGCTCATTGTGTCGTTTACATATGTGGCTGGGCAGATGCGTGGTGTTGGTATTGTGTTTTCACGTTTTTTGGAGGTAGACATTAACACTGGTGTAATTATTGGGATGCTCATTGTTCTTTTCTACGCTGTTCTTGGAGGGATGAAAGGTATCACGTATACGCAGGTAGCCCAATATTGTGTGCTTATTTTTGCTTTTATGGTTCCTGCTATTTTTATTTCTTTTCAAATGACAGGGAATCCTATTCCACAATTTGGTTTTGGAGACAAGTTGACTGATGGCTCAGGGTACCTTTTGGATAAACTGGATGGTTTGAGCACCGAGTTAGGCTTTTCAGAATATACAGAGGGAACCAAATCAACCATAGACATGTTTGCCATAACGTTAGCACTTATGGTGGGTACGGCTGGGTTGCCTCATGTAATTGTTCGGTTTTTTACCGTAAAGCGGGTAAAAGATGCCAGAAAATCAGCTGGTATTGCCTTACTATTAATTGTACTTCTTTACACAACTGCACCTGCTGTTGCTGTTTTTGCAAGAACAAATATGATTGAAACGGTTTCTAATCAACCCTATGCCAAGATGCCCGAATGGTTTAAGAAATGGGAAACTACAGGACTTATAAGTTTTGAAGACAAAAATGGAGATGGTAATATTCAATATTTAGCCGATAAATCAAAGAATGAATTAACTGTTGATAGAGATATCATGGTGTTAGCAAACCCCGAAATTGCCAAATTGCCTAATTGGGTTATAGCGCTAGTTGCTGCCGGTGGTTTAGCTGCAGCATTATCTACTGCTGCCGGATTGCTATTGGTTATTTCGGCATCGGTATCACACGATTTAATTAAGAAAGTTATCAAACCTTCTATTTCAGAAAAAGGCGAGTTAATAGCCGCGCGTTTGTCTGCCGTAGGGGCGGTAGTTATAGCAGGTTACTATGGTATTCACCCTCCGGGGTTTGTTGCTGCTGTTGTAGCTTTAGCCTTTGGTTTAGCTGCTGCGTCATTCTTTCCAGCCATTGTTTTAGGGATTTTTTACAAACGTATGAATAAAGAAGGTGCTATTGTAGGAATGGTAGTTGGTATTGTATCCATGTTGCTTTACATGATTAAGTATAAATTAGGTTGGTTCGATGAAACCTTACCAGATAAGAGCGAATGGTGGTTTGGGATATCTCCAGAAGGTTTTGGGACAGTTGCTATGCTCTTAAATTTTGGGGTTGCCATTACTATTATGAGATTTACTAAGGCGCCATCTAAAGAAATTCAAAAGTTGGTCGAGGATATAAGAATACCCAAGGGTGCTAGCGAAGTTTCTTCACATCATTAA
- a CDS encoding TfoX/Sxy family protein, which produces MAYDNYLADRIINQLKEKKVNFTDQKMMGGLLFKLDGKMLCGINIDKKFGDSLLMARIGEDAYEKALEKPYCLPMDFTGRPMKGYIFVTPEGFDSEDDLSYWLDLCIAFNPKAKASKPRRKK; this is translated from the coding sequence ATGGCTTACGACAACTATTTAGCAGACCGAATTATCAATCAGCTTAAAGAGAAAAAAGTAAACTTCACAGATCAAAAAATGATGGGTGGATTGTTGTTTAAATTAGATGGCAAAATGCTTTGTGGTATTAATATTGACAAAAAATTTGGCGATAGTCTATTAATGGCACGTATTGGTGAAGACGCTTATGAAAAAGCGCTTGAAAAGCCGTATTGTTTGCCCATGGATTTTACCGGCCGCCCCATGAAAGGTTATATTTTTGTTACACCCGAGGGTTTTGATTCTGAAGATGATTTAAGTTACTGGCTAGATTTATGTATTGCATTTAACCCTAAGGCGAAGGCGAGCAAACCTAGAAGGAAAAAATAA
- the nrfH gene encoding cytochrome c nitrite reductase small subunit: MNLKKKEILPNKKSRWRPVAIVLIGALVGLGFFMAKEASLVSYMSNKPEACVNCHVMTPMYNSWMHSSHREYANCNDCHVPHDNVANKYFFKAKDGLFHASIFTARMEPEVMFMREASEEVVQDNCIRCHVQQVTQVKYDGWLDGHKASRTDRKCWECHQEIPHGTVHGISTIRNNIAPIPTDTVTTVIPKWLDNKIND, from the coding sequence TTGAACCTAAAGAAAAAAGAAATTCTACCCAACAAAAAGTCCAGATGGCGTCCCGTAGCTATTGTGCTCATAGGTGCTCTTGTAGGTTTGGGCTTTTTTATGGCTAAGGAAGCCTCGTTAGTTTCCTATATGTCTAACAAGCCAGAGGCTTGTGTTAATTGCCATGTCATGACCCCTATGTACAATAGTTGGATGCACAGTTCTCACCGCGAATATGCCAACTGTAACGATTGTCATGTTCCTCATGATAACGTAGCAAACAAATACTTTTTTAAAGCTAAAGACGGTTTATTTCATGCCTCGATTTTTACAGCTAGAATGGAGCCTGAAGTCATGTTTATGCGCGAGGCTTCCGAAGAAGTCGTTCAAGACAACTGTATAAGATGCCATGTTCAACAGGTAACACAAGTAAAATATGATGGTTGGCTAGACGGACACAAAGCGAGTAGAACAGACCGAAAATGTTGGGAATGCCATCAAGAAATACCTCATGGTACTGTTCACGGTATTTCAACTATAAGAAACAACATTGCGCCAATTCCAACCGATACGGTTACCACAGTAATACCTAAATGGCTGGATAATAAAATAAACGATTAA